A genomic region of Metopolophium dirhodum isolate CAU chromosome 1, ASM1992520v1, whole genome shotgun sequence contains the following coding sequences:
- the LOC132946796 gene encoding uncharacterized protein LOC132946796, which produces MSKNSKSRLVCSDCKINSESGITTNKHNVTLQGLAESVNFMGNKFDEFNNTVSKLLNEMKELREENRKISDINRNLVTEVNILKQKIDDIEQKSLEKMVEISGIPTSKDEDCAKIAEEIAAKLNVAIHVEKAVRIPIKNNQFSKILVWLSHKDMKSNLVTKCKRNRDLFAKQINSNWSSTVRIFINEHITKVRRHLLFKTKEAAREKFYKYVWINEGDILVRKDDQSKVFRIRELGDIAMKIQ; this is translated from the coding sequence atgtcgAAAAATAGTAAATCTAGGCTCGTCTGCTCggattgtaaaattaattctgAATCAGGTATAACAACTAATAAACATAACGTCACATTACAAGGCTTAGCTGAATCAGTTAATTTTATGGGCAACAAATTTGATGAATTCAATAATACTGTTTCCAAATTACTTAATGAAATGAAGGAATTAAGAGAAGAGAACCGGAAAATCTCTGACATTAACAGAAACTTAGTAACTgaggtgaatattttaaaacaaaaaattgatgaTATTGAACAAAAATCACTTGAAAAAATGGTTGAGATATCCGGAATACCTACTTCTAAAGATGAAGATTGTGCCAAGATTGCTGAGGAAATTGCCGCCAAACTTAATGTTGCAATTCATGTGGAAAAAGCAGTAAGAAttcctattaaaaataatcaattttcaaaaattctcGTATGGTTAAGTCATAAAGATATGAAGTCTAATCTCGttacaaaatgtaaaagaaATCGTGATTTATTTGCcaaacaaattaattcaaattggtCCAGCACTGTGCGAATTTTCATCAATGAACATATTACTAAGGTTAGAAGACATctattattcaaaacaaaagAAGCTGCAAGagaaaaattttacaaatatgttTGGATTAATGAAGGTGATATCTTAGTACGTAAGGATGACCAATCTAAGGTTTTTCGTATAAGAGAACTAGGTGATATAGCCATGAAAATACAGTAA
- the LOC132934463 gene encoding uncharacterized protein LOC132934463, giving the protein MNGSDCDENNACVLMPLKKKRCPREPEEDGCPPAHAARFEDSVEWKWTKCTSEGLFRTLGRYYDETWFPTAVNEWCQLYYRCNHAADYWCHRDEWLAGDEEIRLAVWAEVLRHRDQHDADRSEQCDTDLMYVDDRVDAAKIMEIHGALNEANDRIDLKRKDVQSPCVEKPNAAERKRAEVEAAEIALADPDEEPDWVEMRRKMRGSFAALNLARCDVSAELLDHIMIELCKYWANAPELEHEIDPLLERNIMREVQNFRYKLFNVAVEIEPELEESCPEAEEPEPCCIRPRSSSLPPPPPPPSPVCKKPKPRTASCRIRRPATNKLAEARARQNRENAAMGQCRR; this is encoded by the exons ATGAACGGAAGTGATTGCGACGAAAATAACGCATGTGTCCTGATGCCGCTGAAAAAGAAACGCTGTCCGCGGGAACCGGAAGAAGACGGCTGTCCACCGGCCCACGCTGCTCGGTTCGAGGATTCGGTCGAGTGGAAGTGGACGAAATGTACAAGTGAAGGCCTATTCCGGACACTGGGCCGGTACTACGATGAGACGTGGTTTCCAACCGCGGTCAACGAGTGGTGTCAGCTGTATTACCGGTGCAACCACGCAGCCGACTACTGGTGTCACCGAGACGAGTGGCTGGCCGGTGACGAGGAGATCCGGCTGGCTGTGTGGGCTGAGGTACTTAGACACCGAGACCAACACGACGCAGACCGTTCCGAACAGTGCGACACCGACCTGATGTACGTCGACGACCGAGTGGACGCCGCCAAG ataATGGAAATACACGGGGCCCTGAACGAGGCCAACGATCGGATCGACTTAAAGCGTAAGGACGTGCAATCCCCCTGTGTTGAGAAACCGAACGCCGCAGAAAGGAAACGGGCGGAAGTCGAAGCGGCCGAGATAGCACTGGCCGACCCGGACGAGGAACCGGACTGGGTGGAAATGCGGCGCAAGATGCGCGGCTCGTTTGCGGCATTAAATCTGGCCCGGTGCGATGTCAGCGCCGAACTCCTGGACCACATCATGATTGAGCTGTGTAAGTATTGGGCAAACGCGCCGGAACTAGAGCACGAGATCGATCCGCTGCTGGAACGGAACATCATGCGTGAGGTACAAAATTTCCGATACAAACTCTTCAATGTGgccgtcgagatcgaaccagaGCTTGAAGAATCGTGCCCGGAAGCGGAGGAACCGGAACCGTGCTGCATACGACCACGGTCGTCATCCctgccaccgccaccgccaccaccgtCACCCGTCTGCAAGAAACCGAAACCTAGAACGGCGAGCTGCCGCATTCGCAGACCGGCCACCAACAAGTTGGCTGAGGCCAGGGCTCGGCAAAACCGTGAAAATGCGGCCATGGGTCAATGTCGTAGGTAA